The Argopecten irradians isolate NY chromosome 16, Ai_NY, whole genome shotgun sequence genome window below encodes:
- the LOC138310439 gene encoding E3 ubiquitin-protein ligase TRIM45-like, with amino-acid sequence MAAAKIPVPAEGQTTCSHHKGRQLDMYCEKCQELICLKCISTIHRIHPMCELSEVTPQNKQDIRNFIDRTEQNDLVQIGKYITSTDTLLKDNDSIFQKLSNQLKIQTKKLKQYLDKLKDETLSQYQKIKDDNIQLIQKYKQELEMLNKHLKQQMQNCKTALQQGSHIEIYNTKCEIDSRIHIPVKPVLGTVSFNPNNTPKGHLVQALGKVTTSGQSHTSTDQKWSVSLSDGQQQSSSQQQSDDKGKKAVARKTLLTETKVVEEWESPCDIYFICPGLDQCLQ; translated from the coding sequence ATGGCAGCAGCAAAGATACCAGTTCCTGCGGAAGGACAGACAACCTGTAGCCAtcacaaggggagacaactagaTATGTATTGTGAAAAATGTCAAGAACTAATTTGTTTGAAATGTATTTCAACCATTCACAGAATTCATCCAATGTGTGAGCTTAGTGAAGTCACTCCTCAGAACAAACAAGACATAAGAAACTTTATTGACAGAACAGAACAAAATGACCTGGTACAGATTGGAAAATACATCACATCTACTGATACACTCCTCAAAGACAACGACAGCATATTTCAGAAATTATCAAATCAGTTGAAGattcaaacaaaaaaattaaaacaatacctTGACAAACTGAAAGATGAGACACTCTCAcaatatcagaaaataaaagATGACAACATTCAACTCATACAGAAATACAAACAAGAACTGGAAATGTTGAACAAACACCTTAAACAACAAATGCAGAATTGCAAGACAGCACTTCAGCAGGGCTCTCACATAGAAATCTACAACACAAAATGTGAAATAGATTCCCGAATACATATTCCTGTAAAACCTGTTTTAGGTACAGTCAGCTTCAACCCAAACAATACTCCTAAAGGTCACCTGGTACAAGCCTTAGGAAAAGTCACCACCTCAGGCCAAAGTCATACATCCACTGACCAAAAATGGTCAGTATCGTTATCAGACGGTCAGCAACAATCCTCATCACAACAACAGTCAGATGATAAAGGCAAGAAAGCAGTGGCCAGGAAAACACTTCTGACAGAGACCAAGGTGGTGGAGGAGTGGGAGTCTCCATGtgacatttattttatatgtccAGGCCTGGACCAGTGTCTACAGTAA